Part of the Natronobacterium gregoryi SP2 genome, GCTCCAGCAGGCCCGACGGCTTTTGTCGGTTCGTGGGCGTCTCGCCGGCCATAAACGAGCGCGACGCGACCGACACGGACGACACGACCTCGAATCGGCCTCTCGAGCGGGCGCTCGGCCGTGCCTGGCGCGACGCCCGTTCTTGGGGCCTGCCGACCGAACTAACTCAGCCTCCCCCAGAGGGGTGGCTCCGAACACGAGCGCCGAGTGGCGGAACTCGTCGCCAACACGGTCGCGGATGCTGGCCTCGAGAACGTCGGAAAGCGGGAGTCCCGATGCAACACTGACAGCGCGGCCACACCGAATTCACTGTCTACCGTGAGGACGGCCCCGATCGTCCGTTCGCGGCGAGTGCACTCCCGTACTCGCCGTCCGGCGACGTGGAGGCGGCTGGTCGACGCCGGCTACGGGACGCCCGAAGAGATCGCAGCGGCCGACCTCGAGGGAGCGATCGCCGGCGAGGCGGCCGTTCCGGGGATCGGCGTCAGCGCCGAGACAGGTGACTGGCTCGTCGAGTACGCCGAGGGGAGCACTCGCACACGAATCCAGGTCGTGGTGACGACCAACGCGGGCTCGAGCCGGAACGTCACCGGCACGATCGGTCCCGACACCGACGAGGAAGTGGTGGTGGTCGCTCACTACGACAGCCACGACGTCGCCGAAAGTGCGCTCGACAACGGCTGTGGGATCGCGACGGTCGCGGATGCAGCGTCGATCCTCTCGACGGTTGCGAGCGAACTCGACTGTCGGGTCCGGTTCGCCGGCGTCAACTGCGAGGAGATCGGGCTGCTCGGTGCGGAGGCGCTGGCCGGCGACCTCGCCCTCGAGTCGATCCGTGCGGTGGTCAACGTCGACGGTGCGGGCCGGTTCCGGAACCGCGTGGCGATGACTCGTACGGTTTGTTGTCAGTCAGTTCCACCGCGACCGCGGGCAGGCTCGCGGTCGCGCCGGGACAGCGGGACAGCAGTCCGTATCACTGCAACTGCACAGCAATCCACCCGTAGGCGGCGATTGCGGGCGTGGCTGGGGCCACACCGCGGCCGACACACGCGACACGGTCGACCCGCGAAATCTGCGGGAACACGCCATGTTGACGGCACTGCTAGTGCTCGAGTTGATAGACGAGCCGATCCTCCGGGTCGACGCAGCGAAACTCCGGAAACAGTTCCGAGAGTAGGACTACGAGCCGGAGATGTGGGCCTCGAGGATCTGGCCCGAGGGCTGGGACAGCTAGAACGGCGTCTCCGGCGGTACGTCTCGCGAGGTCTCCTCGCCCAGCTCGTCGAAGCCGGTCGTGACCGCCACCGATTCGATCGCCTCGATGTCGCTCGGGAGCCGTCGCTGGATCGCCTGGGTCGTCATCGGACTGACGCCACAGCCGCTGCACGCGCCGCTCAGGTTGATCTCGACGTGGCCTGCCGCTACGTCGACCTCGACGATCGAGAAGTCGCCGCCGTGGCCCTGAATCTGCGGGAAGTTACGCGCCAGAAACGTCGAAACAGCGTTTCGAACGTCGTCTTCCGTGGCGTCCCCGCTTTCGGAGTGGCTCATACCCGTCGGAACGACCTCGAGCGAGGTATACCTGTCCCCTCCGGCTTGCTGTCGCCGGCCCGGTGCAACCACGCCACAAAGCGGTTACAGCCGGAGCTGGCCGCCAGTAGCCCAGCTCAGCCGCGCATCTCGGCGTCGACGGCCGTCCTGACGACTCGAGCGACGCCGAGCATCACGGCGAAACAGCCGGCGAAGACGAGTGCGGCAAACAGGAACGCTCCGAAGACGACGGCTCCGGCGTTCGGGTGAGCGAGCAACGGCGACGAGATGCGTACGGCGAGTGCGAAAAGTAAGACTCCGGCAGCGACGCGGATCGACGCACGCCAGTATGCATCGTACTCTTCCGGCGACAGTTCCATGCGCCGAACTGTGTACTGGGGGTAAAAAGCCTCTTCGTCCGACTGCAACTGCCGCGGGCACCGTTACAGGTCACGATCGGTGCCGACACCGGCTGCCAACTGCCCGGCGACTCGTGCTCCCGTCCGTCGCTCGAGTGTGCGTTCACCAAACACTGCCTGTGCGCTCTCGGCTGCCGGCTCGTCGACGGTAAACGCGAGATTCGGATACGCCACGCCGGTCAACACGAGCGGCTCCGGCGGTGCGGGAGCGACGCCTTCAGGTCCGGGGAGCGGCTCGGGCGAGAAGACGCGGTCGACCTTCTCGAGGGGCGACGCGCCGGTCCCGATTTCCTGGACGAGAGAGACGAGGCGTCGAACGAGTTGGTGGGCGAAGCCATCGGCAGCGACGGTAACGACGAGGTAGTCGCCGTCTCGGATCGCCTCGATCGACAGCGTCCGTTCGGTTCGGTCGGGATCGTCGTCTGGCGTGAGATTGTGGTAGTCGTGACTGCCCGAGAGGGCCCGGCAGGCAGCCTGGACCAGTTCGTCGTCGACGCAGTCCGACGACTCGAGCGAGCGAGACGTGCCACCGTCCGCCGGCGGCGCGTACAGCTGATAGGTGTACTCTCGGCGGGTCGCGTGGTGGGTCGCGTGAAACCCCTCGGGCGCGTCGGCGCTCGCCCACGCCCGGACATCGGCGGGCAACGCCGCGTTGAACGCCCGTGGCGTGAGCCAGTCCGGTGTCTCGAGTCCGATCGTCTGGGCGAGCGCAGAGACACCCCTGTCGGTTCGTCCGGCGGCGGCGTACCCGGTGGGTTTCTCGGCGTCGGGGGCGAGGACCTCGAGCGAGCGAAGCGCCTCGAAGATGGCGTCCTCGACGGTCGGAACGGACGGCTGGCGCTGGTAGCCGTAGTAGTCGGTGCCGTCGTAGGCGATCCGGAACGCACGTAGCGCTCGTTCGTTCGAAGTCGACGACGGTGTCCGCGGCGTGGGCATCGTTCGTACTCGACGATCCGCGCCACGGAGTTAGAGGCATCGCTATCGCTGGAAAGAACTCGATGAAGAGGATTCACCGGACCCGTCCGGCGAACTCCCAGGATAGTTCTGTCCAGCAGTATTACTCGTCGATCAGGTCGTCGATCCAGCTCATTGCGGCCATCGCCTGTGGGAATCCGATCGTCGGAATCGAGAGGACCGCGACGTGTCGCAGCGTCTCCGGCTCGACGCCTTCCTCGAGTGCTCGCCGGACGTGAGAGTGGACGGCTCCTTCCGACTGAGTCCCGACGGCAACGGCGAGTTTCACGAGGCGTTTCGTCTCGTCGTCGATTGGCCCGCCGGCCGAACACGCTTTGCCGAGGGCGGCGTACTCTTCCCAGATTTCGGGGTACGATTCGGCGAAGTCGCCGGCGGTCGATGGCAGTTCGGTCGGATCGTCGATTTCGTCGGCCATGCTCGCATCGCTTCCAGACCGACAGTATTAATCTCGGGGGAGGGGGGGGGGGCGTGCGCCACGTGCTCTCGAGAACGGTAGTTTCGGGGCGACTCGAGGCGTATTTCTCCGGATGACGCCGCTCGGTAGTCCGTTGTACCTGCATAGTCCGGGCAGACGGCCTTCCCCGTGAGGGGTGGAAGTGTCCTACCCATGGCGGAATCCAACGGAAGTGACGCCGAGTCACACGATACTGTGCGGAACGTTGTCCTGATCGTTCTCGACACGGCCCGCGCTTGCAGCGTCGGTGATCGAACGACGCCGACGATGACGGGGCTCGCCGACGCGGGAACGGCCTTCGACGACGCCTTCGCGGCGGCTCCCTGGACGCTCCCGTCTCACGCCTCGATGTTTACGGGAGCGTATCCTTCCGAGCACGGGGCCCACGGCGGCCACACCTATCTCGACGAGACGCTCCGAACGCTTCCCGAGGCGTTTGCCGACGCCGGATTTCAGACCATCGGCGTCTCGAACAACACCTGGCTCACCGAAGAGTTCGGGTTCCACCGCGGGTTCGACGAGTTGCGCAAAGGGTGGCAGTACGTCCAGTCCGATTCGGACATGGGGGCCGTCGTCCGTGGTGAAGACGTCCAGGAGAAACTTCAGGCGACTCGTACCCACCTCTTCGACGGCAACCCGTTCGTCAACGCCGTCAACATCTTCTACAGCGAACTCTTCCAGCCGACCGGCGACGACGGCGCTGACCGGTCGACGACCTGGATCGCAAACTGGCTCGCCGGCCGAACCGACGACCGACCGTTCTTCCTGTTCTGTAACTTCATCGAACCCCACGTCGAGTACGATCCGCCACGCGAGTACGCCGAACGGTTCCTCCCCGACGAGACGACCTACGAGGACGCGACCACCATCCGGCAGGACCCACGCGCCTACGACTGTGGCGAGTACCACCTCTCGGAACCGGAGTTCGCCGCGCTCCGTGGCCTGTACCGCGCCGAACTCGCGTACGTCGACGACCAACTCGCCGAGATTCGGACCGCCCTCGAGGACGCCGGCGAGTGGGAGGACACCCTGCTCGTCGTCTGTGGCGATCACGGCGAACACATCGGCGAACACGACTTTTTTGGCCACCAGTACAATCTCTACGACACCTTGATCAACGTCCCGCTGGTCGCCCACGGCGGCCCGTTCACCGACGGCGGACGACGGAACGAACTCGTCCAGTTGCTCGACCTCCCCGTGACCGTGCTCGAGGCGGCCGGCGTCGACGATCCGGAACTCCGCGAGCAGGGCTCCGGGCGGTCGTGGGTCCCGCTCGTCGCCGACTCCCGAACGGCGTCGACTCGAGACGCGGTCTTCGCCGAGTACGTCGCTCCACAGCCGTCGATCGAACGCCTCGAAAACCGCTTTGGCGCGGACTCGATTCCCGACCGCGTCCGCGAGTTCGACCGTCGACTTCGGGCCGTCCGGACGAACGAGTACAAGTACGTCCAGGGCAGCGACGGCTTCGAGCGACTCCACGACGTCGCCAGCGACCCCGCCGAGTCGACGAACGTCGTCGCGGACGAACCAGAGCGAGCCAGGCGACTGCGGAATCGACTCGAAAAGCGATTCGGCCCGCTCTCCGAGGACGCCACGGACGGCGACGTCGAGATGCAGGCGGGGACGAAAGACCGGCTGGCGGATCTGGGGTATCTCTGATCGACACAGCGACGTTTCGACGGGTAGGCGGCAGTCGGTTCCGGGTGTGCTGGAACGCCCACCCCGTGTCCGCCCCACCGGCGGACACGCCCGCTCCGTGCTGTCCACGAGTCGGCCGACGGCTGCCCGTCGATCACCGTCGACGCGACTCCGGCGACGCTCGAGACCGTCTCTCACTCCTCGACGGTCGTGGTCGCGCCACAGTCGGGACAGACG contains:
- a CDS encoding NifU family protein, which gives rise to MSHSESGDATEDDVRNAVSTFLARNFPQIQGHGGDFSIVEVDVAAGHVEINLSGACSGCGVSPMTTQAIQRRLPSDIEAIESVAVTTGFDELGEETSRDVPPETPF
- the truA gene encoding tRNA pseudouridine(38-40) synthase TruA, producing the protein MPTPRTPSSTSNERALRAFRIAYDGTDYYGYQRQPSVPTVEDAIFEALRSLEVLAPDAEKPTGYAAAGRTDRGVSALAQTIGLETPDWLTPRAFNAALPADVRAWASADAPEGFHATHHATRREYTYQLYAPPADGGTSRSLESSDCVDDELVQAACRALSGSHDYHNLTPDDDPDRTERTLSIEAIRDGDYLVVTVAADGFAHQLVRRLVSLVQEIGTGASPLEKVDRVFSPEPLPGPEGVAPAPPEPLVLTGVAYPNLAFTVDEPAAESAQAVFGERTLERRTGARVAGQLAAGVGTDRDL
- a CDS encoding carboxymuconolactone decarboxylase family protein — translated: MADEIDDPTELPSTAGDFAESYPEIWEEYAALGKACSAGGPIDDETKRLVKLAVAVGTQSEGAVHSHVRRALEEGVEPETLRHVAVLSIPTIGFPQAMAAMSWIDDLIDE
- a CDS encoding sulfatase, which produces MAESNGSDAESHDTVRNVVLIVLDTARACSVGDRTTPTMTGLADAGTAFDDAFAAAPWTLPSHASMFTGAYPSEHGAHGGHTYLDETLRTLPEAFADAGFQTIGVSNNTWLTEEFGFHRGFDELRKGWQYVQSDSDMGAVVRGEDVQEKLQATRTHLFDGNPFVNAVNIFYSELFQPTGDDGADRSTTWIANWLAGRTDDRPFFLFCNFIEPHVEYDPPREYAERFLPDETTYEDATTIRQDPRAYDCGEYHLSEPEFAALRGLYRAELAYVDDQLAEIRTALEDAGEWEDTLLVVCGDHGEHIGEHDFFGHQYNLYDTLINVPLVAHGGPFTDGGRRNELVQLLDLPVTVLEAAGVDDPELREQGSGRSWVPLVADSRTASTRDAVFAEYVAPQPSIERLENRFGADSIPDRVREFDRRLRAVRTNEYKYVQGSDGFERLHDVASDPAESTNVVADEPERARRLRNRLEKRFGPLSEDATDGDVEMQAGTKDRLADLGYL